A single genomic interval of uncultured Desulfobulbus sp. harbors:
- the recR gene encoding recombination mediator RecR gives MQVIPPALERLIGDLSKLPGIGRKTATRLALYILRRPASEARNLANDLMQLHQMIHLCSGCYTFSETDPCAICGNPERNPRLVCVVEEPGDQIAVEKTGAFLGTYHILHGVIAPMDGIGPAELKMEELRQRVVSGGVDEILIATSSTVAGEATASYIADMLGESGVRLSRLACGIPMGMDIKYADEHTLARAIESRQGVRQVL, from the coding sequence ATGCAGGTTATTCCTCCCGCGCTGGAGCGGTTGATAGGCGATTTAAGCAAGCTCCCGGGGATCGGCCGCAAAACAGCCACTCGCTTGGCGCTGTACATTCTGCGCCGTCCGGCGTCAGAGGCCAGAAATCTGGCCAACGACCTGATGCAACTGCACCAGATGATTCATCTCTGCAGCGGCTGTTACACCTTTTCCGAAACCGACCCCTGTGCAATTTGCGGCAATCCGGAACGCAATCCGCGCTTGGTTTGCGTTGTTGAAGAACCGGGAGATCAAATCGCGGTGGAAAAGACCGGCGCCTTTCTCGGCACCTATCATATCCTCCACGGTGTCATTGCGCCCATGGACGGAATCGGTCCGGCCGAGTTGAAGATGGAGGAGCTGCGTCAACGGGTTGTCTCCGGCGGCGTGGACGAGATCCTGATTGCCACCAGTTCGACAGTTGCCGGAGAGGCGACAGCCTCCTATATCGCCGACATGCTGGGGGAAAGCGGCGTTCGCCTCAGCCGCCTTGCCTGTGGTATCCCCATGGGTATGGATATCAAGTACGCCGATGAGCACACCTTGGCACGGGCCATCGAATCGCGCCAAGGTGTGCGCCAGGTTCTTTAA
- a CDS encoding YbaB/EbfC family nucleoid-associated protein — protein MNMNDLMKQAQQFQERLGTVQNELGNKQVTGTAGAGMVTATLNGKGELLSIAIEQALVQPDNTQMLQDLVVAAVNDGLNKAKELGKTEMGKLTGGLNIPGLF, from the coding sequence ATGAACATGAATGATTTGATGAAGCAGGCGCAGCAGTTCCAGGAACGGCTGGGCACTGTGCAAAATGAATTAGGCAACAAGCAGGTCACCGGTACGGCCGGGGCGGGCATGGTGACCGCGACCTTAAACGGCAAGGGCGAGCTGCTCTCCATTGCCATAGAGCAGGCCCTGGTCCAACCCGACAACACCCAGATGCTGCAGGATCTGGTGGTTGCAGCGGTGAACGATGGCCTGAACAAGGCCAAGGAGTTGGGCAAAACGGAAATGGGAAAACTGACCGGCGGCCTCAATATTCCTGGCCTGTTCTGA
- the dnaX gene encoding DNA polymerase III subunit gamma/tau, translated as MSYLVLARKSRPQTFADVVGQKPVVRTLQNALAQNRVAHAMIFSGIRGTGKTTLARIMAKALNCEQGPAVEPCNRCRSCREIADGSSIDLQEVDGASNRGIQEIRELKEKIRFMPTSSRYKIIIIDEVHMLTTEAFNALLKTLEEPPDHVYFMFATTELHKVPVTILSRCQRFELKRLTHRELADHFHKLASQENIRMEPEAVDMIVRESGGSVRDGLSLLDQIFSYCGNEVKASEVVEVLGLVSHQLVANLGTALLRGNLATIYRLLEQMYLHGTDIKRFSNDLLQWFRTLVVCKISAAPQTMLELTEEELAHAREIAVAFSLETISALFNLLLEGLEKVAFSQQPRLALELTFIRAVQMNNIVPITTLIGQFDQLLAGMPIEELPAPVAPAARPEERPAGSSAPIAEKTVGEQNPPHPADANSPSPAAPPPEKKKLDSQPYIESLPEEPGPLQHSSPLPKLATEVTEEKTAPPAVPLPSPSPALADGKKRIRQHWDGFLQYVRERQPWSAAALQMATSVERKDDQLVIHFADSADCTMLKGSIKNLSEYLIDFFQENLSIQFEVPGSNACAVDPASGLAAQSERRALANDPVVLTALDVFTGQVGDIRIGPRYRTRNEEPPVNDEEEGNEE; from the coding sequence GTGTCCTACCTTGTCCTTGCCAGAAAATCCCGCCCACAGACCTTTGCCGATGTTGTCGGCCAAAAACCAGTGGTGCGCACCCTGCAAAATGCCCTTGCGCAAAATCGGGTGGCCCACGCGATGATCTTCAGCGGTATACGCGGCACCGGCAAAACCACCCTTGCGCGCATCATGGCCAAGGCGCTCAACTGCGAGCAGGGTCCGGCCGTCGAGCCCTGCAACCGATGCCGTTCCTGCCGAGAAATCGCCGATGGCAGCAGTATCGACCTGCAGGAAGTCGACGGTGCCTCCAACCGTGGTATCCAGGAAATACGTGAGCTGAAGGAAAAAATTCGCTTCATGCCCACCAGTTCCCGCTATAAGATCATCATCATCGATGAGGTCCACATGCTCACCACCGAGGCCTTCAACGCCCTGTTGAAGACCCTGGAGGAACCGCCGGATCATGTCTACTTCATGTTCGCCACCACCGAGTTGCACAAGGTTCCGGTGACCATTCTCTCACGGTGCCAGCGTTTTGAACTCAAACGCCTCACCCACCGTGAACTCGCCGATCATTTCCACAAGCTCGCTTCACAGGAAAATATCCGCATGGAACCGGAGGCAGTGGACATGATCGTCCGGGAATCCGGCGGCAGTGTTCGCGACGGCCTCAGCTTACTGGACCAAATTTTTTCCTACTGTGGCAATGAGGTCAAAGCCAGCGAGGTCGTCGAGGTCCTGGGACTGGTCAGCCATCAGCTGGTTGCCAATCTCGGTACAGCCCTGCTCCGGGGGAATCTGGCCACCATCTATCGCCTGTTGGAGCAGATGTATCTTCACGGTACGGATATCAAACGGTTCAGCAACGATCTGCTGCAATGGTTTCGTACCCTGGTTGTCTGTAAGATCAGTGCTGCCCCACAGACCATGCTTGAGCTTACGGAAGAGGAGCTTGCCCATGCCCGGGAAATCGCGGTGGCGTTTTCACTGGAAACCATCTCCGCACTGTTCAACCTGCTGCTGGAGGGTTTGGAAAAGGTCGCATTTTCCCAGCAACCGCGGCTTGCACTGGAACTCACCTTTATTCGCGCAGTGCAGATGAACAACATTGTGCCGATAACCACCCTGATCGGACAATTCGATCAACTTCTAGCCGGGATGCCCATCGAGGAACTGCCTGCTCCTGTTGCCCCGGCTGCCCGACCTGAAGAAAGACCGGCAGGATCATCCGCACCGATCGCCGAAAAAACTGTCGGTGAACAAAATCCTCCTCATCCAGCCGATGCGAATTCGCCATCGCCTGCTGCTCCACCTCCTGAAAAAAAAAAGCTTGATTCACAGCCCTACATTGAATCTCTTCCCGAAGAACCCGGGCCTCTCCAACACTCCTCCCCTCTCCCCAAACTTGCCACAGAGGTGACCGAAGAGAAAACAGCCCCCCCGGCTGTTCCCCTGCCTTCGCCCTCCCCGGCCCTTGCCGATGGCAAGAAACGGATCCGCCAGCATTGGGACGGCTTTCTCCAATATGTTCGGGAGCGACAGCCCTGGAGTGCGGCTGCGCTGCAAATGGCCACCTCTGTTGAACGTAAGGATGATCAACTCGTCATCCATTTTGCCGACAGCGCCGACTGTACCATGCTCAAGGGGAGTATTAAAAATCTCAGTGAATACCTCATTGATTTTTTTCAAGAAAATCTAAGCATTCAGTTCGAGGTTCCCGGGAGCAATGCCTGCGCAGTCGATCCGGCCAGTGGATTGGCTGCGCAAAGCGAACGGCGCGCCCTGGCCAACGATCCCGTGGTGCTCACCGCCCTTGATGTCTTTACCGGCCAGGTAGGAGATATACGCATCGGCCCCCGATACCGGACACGAAATGAAGAACCACCGGTGAACGACGAAGAGGAAGGCAACGAGGAATAA
- the meaB gene encoding methylmalonyl Co-A mutase-associated GTPase MeaB, with translation MQKDPSYYIQGVKDNNRLMLARTITLVESTLSTHQDIARHVINELLPLTGKAVRLGITGVPGAGKSTFIESFGTMLTKLGYRVAVLAIDPSSTRSGGSILGDKTRMERLAVNDMAFIRPSPSGGSLGGVARKTRETMLICEAAGFDVIIIETVGVGQSETTVASMCDFFLVLQIAGAGDELQGIKKGVLEVADAIVVNKADGDNINRAKLAKKQYETALHLVTPSSPNWLPPVMTCSALEEKGLQEVWETIMNHKQIMTASGELDKKRQEQAMSWMWFLVNEGLERWFYNHEEIQKLLPKIKADVEHGVMAPTRAADDLVAILGKNLLF, from the coding sequence ATGCAAAAAGATCCCAGTTATTACATTCAAGGCGTCAAGGATAATAATCGTTTGATGCTTGCCCGTACCATAACCCTGGTCGAAAGTACCCTGTCCACCCATCAAGATATCGCCAGGCATGTGATCAATGAACTCCTCCCTTTGACCGGAAAGGCGGTTCGTCTGGGTATCACCGGCGTTCCAGGAGCCGGGAAGAGCACCTTCATTGAGAGCTTTGGTACGATGCTGACCAAACTGGGATATCGGGTTGCAGTGCTGGCGATCGACCCCTCCAGTACTCGCAGCGGTGGTTCCATTCTCGGTGACAAGACCCGTATGGAACGCCTTGCAGTCAACGACATGGCCTTTATCCGTCCCTCCCCCTCGGGAGGCAGCCTTGGTGGCGTTGCCCGGAAAACCCGGGAGACCATGCTGATCTGTGAGGCTGCAGGCTTTGACGTCATCATCATTGAAACAGTCGGTGTCGGCCAGTCCGAGACCACGGTTGCCTCGATGTGTGACTTCTTTCTCGTGCTGCAGATTGCCGGTGCCGGTGACGAGTTGCAGGGCATCAAAAAAGGTGTTTTGGAAGTTGCCGATGCCATTGTGGTCAATAAGGCCGACGGCGACAATATCAATCGCGCCAAGTTGGCCAAGAAGCAGTACGAAACTGCTCTCCATCTGGTCACCCCATCCTCGCCCAACTGGTTGCCGCCGGTCATGACCTGCTCCGCACTTGAAGAAAAGGGTTTGCAGGAGGTATGGGAAACAATCATGAACCACAAACAGATCATGACCGCCTCGGGCGAACTGGATAAAAAGCGGCAAGAGCAGGCTATGAGTTGGATGTGGTTTTTGGTCAATGAAGGCCTTGAGCGATGGTTCTACAACCACGAGGAAATCCAAAAACTCCTGCCCAAAATCAAGGCGGACGTCGAGCATGGCGTCATGGCCCCCACCCGTGCAGCCGATGATCTGGTGGCCATACTGGGCAAAAATCTGTTGTTCTAG